Proteins from a genomic interval of Acomys russatus chromosome 19, mAcoRus1.1, whole genome shotgun sequence:
- the LOC127202861 gene encoding cytochrome c oxidase subunit 6A1, mitochondrial — MVAAAVCASRMSRLLVRPLPRVGRPMSSGAHGEEGSARMWRALTFFVALPGVGVSMLNVFLKSRHGEHERPEFVAYPHLRIRTKPFPWGDGNHTLFHNPHVNPLPTGYEDE; from the exons atggtggcggcggcggtgtgTGCGTCTCGGATGTCTCGGCTGCTGGTCCGGCCCCTCCCACGGGTGGGGCGGCCCATGTCGAGTGGCGCCCACGGCGAGGAGGGCTCAG CTCGCATGTGGAGGGCCCTCACCTTCTTCGTGGCGCTGCCCGGGGTGGGAGTGAGCATGCTCAACGTTTTCCTGAAGTCGCGACACGGAGAGCACGAGAGACCCGAGTTCGTCGCCTACCCCCACCTCCGCATCAGGACCAAG CCCTTCCCCTGGGGAGACGGTAACCACACCCTCTTCCACAACCCTCATGTGAACCCACTTCCGACTGGCTATGAAGATGAGTAA